In one Streptomyces venezuelae genomic region, the following are encoded:
- a CDS encoding phage tail domain-containing protein — MSELTDFQMEIAGVRLGHGTSVPVAQIEGLARPAVRGEVVEQPNADGAWLGADWYEARTLRIDCGVKTPGDPAAAARIVTQLEEATDDPRVRTVGGAVTALRIKWPGAPVRVLFGRLRKVEASWEQAALGWVPLDLEFTAPDPRYYADVEQSVGLRLGWLSGGGFTAPVQAPIRVSDGGQSGQDRPGWVTNNGTVDAYPMITVHGPCANPMITHVETGQRIDLGITVPVGEYVRVDTRPGRRTVARQDGGTVATTSPLGSFRLPKGRSEVRWTASDPTASARLTVVWRDAFKTLVNPKENFV, encoded by the coding sequence ATGAGTGAACTCACCGATTTCCAGATGGAGATCGCCGGGGTGCGGCTCGGGCACGGCACGAGCGTGCCGGTCGCGCAGATCGAGGGCCTGGCCCGTCCGGCTGTGCGGGGCGAGGTGGTGGAGCAGCCAAACGCGGATGGGGCCTGGCTCGGCGCGGACTGGTACGAGGCGCGCACGCTGCGCATCGACTGCGGCGTGAAGACGCCGGGCGATCCTGCTGCTGCGGCCCGTATCGTCACCCAGCTGGAGGAAGCCACCGATGATCCGCGGGTCCGCACGGTGGGCGGCGCGGTGACCGCGCTGCGGATCAAATGGCCCGGTGCTCCGGTCCGAGTCCTGTTCGGGCGGCTGCGCAAGGTGGAAGCGTCGTGGGAGCAGGCCGCGTTGGGCTGGGTTCCTCTCGATCTTGAGTTCACCGCTCCCGATCCGCGGTATTACGCCGACGTCGAGCAGTCGGTGGGGCTGCGGCTGGGCTGGCTGTCCGGTGGCGGATTCACCGCCCCGGTTCAGGCGCCGATCCGGGTGAGCGATGGCGGCCAGTCGGGGCAGGACCGGCCGGGCTGGGTTACCAACAACGGCACCGTCGACGCCTACCCGATGATCACTGTGCACGGGCCGTGCGCGAACCCGATGATCACTCATGTGGAGACGGGGCAGCGTATCGATCTGGGGATCACCGTGCCGGTGGGTGAGTACGTGCGGGTCGATACCCGGCCCGGGCGCCGCACGGTGGCGCGGCAGGACGGCGGCACCGTCGCCACTACCTCGCCGCTGGGCAGCTTCCGGCTACCGAAGGGCCGCAGCGAAGTGCGCTGGACCGCCTCCGATCCCACTGCGTCCGCCCGCCTGACGGTGGTGTGGCGTGACGCGTTCAAGACCCTCGTGAACCCGAAGGAGAACTTCGTTTAA
- a CDS encoding PGRP and LysM peptidoglycan-binding domain-containing protein, translated as MAARLKSKPSSGGSGSGSAGGSPAGSSTYVVKSGDTLSGIGKKLGVRWEVLAQANKIKKPFVIKAGQKLTVPGKSSGGSYSAPPFPEGLAPGRSAPSAQGLQKALKDAGWLDRSVPLSDAYGPQTQKAVAAFNRKHNLFTAGHPNDPAIGRRGWSLLHELAYGK; from the coding sequence GTGGCCGCCCGGTTGAAGTCGAAGCCGTCCAGCGGAGGTTCAGGCAGCGGCTCAGCGGGTGGTTCGCCGGCGGGCTCGTCGACCTACGTAGTCAAGAGCGGCGATACGCTGTCCGGGATCGGCAAGAAGCTCGGCGTTCGCTGGGAAGTTCTCGCCCAGGCCAACAAGATCAAGAAGCCGTTCGTGATCAAGGCGGGGCAGAAGCTCACCGTTCCGGGGAAGTCGAGCGGCGGCTCCTACTCCGCTCCTCCCTTTCCGGAGGGTCTTGCTCCGGGCCGTTCGGCACCGTCTGCGCAGGGTCTACAGAAGGCGCTGAAGGACGCCGGCTGGCTTGACCGGTCGGTGCCGCTGTCCGACGCGTACGGGCCGCAGACACAGAAGGCCGTCGCCGCCTTCAACCGCAAGCACAACCTTTTCACCGCAGGTCACCCCAATGATCCGGCGATCGGCCGCCGGGGCTGGAGCCTCCTGCACGAACTCGCCTACGGGAAGTAG